The Acipenser ruthenus chromosome 15, fAciRut3.2 maternal haplotype, whole genome shotgun sequence genomic sequence ACTTCCATTGGCCACTTGGCTTGTGAAAAGCCTTTGGCAAAAGTCTGAACCTGGCCAAAGCTCAAGAGAACAAAGAAAGTGTACCATGTAATGATGAGACTATAATATATTCCTTTTAGAAGTTATGGGAAAGCCTGTATTTGGCAGAAACGTGAGGAGGCCTAATGAACCCACAGCTTGGGCACCAGGGGTACTGGAGAACGGCGCTGTATTAGCAGAACAATGCTTTACTTCATCAACAAGGTGCAACAAGATGAACACCAGGCGAAGACTTTTCATTTCATTctatcagaaatatttttttttgcatggcagtCGTGTGTCTTTCATAAAATGTGCAAGAAACTAAAGAGATGTTAATTGCAATTAATCACTTTTAAGTTCTGCCAGGAACAGATACTCTAAGCAACAACtcgttcagtgtgtgtgtgtgcgtgtgtagcAGGCAGTCATACTCTTCATCTATACTCTTAAAATGTAAGTTGCATAATGGACTGTCTCAAAGGTCTCTCTGGACAAATAGAGCAGATAATTAAATGCTTGTGCATTAAGTCTGTTGTAATATTTGATTGAACGTCATGGGGAAATGGGTTTGAAGAAAATATGTATGCCGATCGTGCTGGTTTACAAACAATTCATATTAATTTATATTAGACTTTagcttttctctctctctatatgtatAGATACATAGACGGgataatttaaatcattaaataattGTATAACTAAGATTATAATTTAtcacagtttttgttatttggtacttctttaatgttgacacatggacagcaGAGCCATAATTAAAATTGAATCCTAGCCTAAGTTCATACAATTGCATAATGTCATTAAGCCATGTGCTTTTTTTCCCCTTCGTTTATGGTGTCGCTGTAACTTTAAGGTAGCAATGACAGCTGATAACAACATTAATAATTCCCGTCTGGCTTCACATCAATACACATCCTTCTTAAAGGAGATTGCACGGGCAAATCCCCCCCCTTCTAATTAAAGATTCAGCCTGCATATTAACGCAATGTAGCACAACGTGAAGCGGTTCACGTGATTTTTAAATGTGAGCTTAAATGTGTCacaacactgccccctagtggacagTGCATCTTTTGCTGATTGTTCAGTGCAGATGCTGCAGTGCAAACACCTCATATGGCACTATATATGGATATATGGAGAGCTCGTTGAAAGCGGAGGTCAGTTGGGGAACTTTGTGAATATTCGACTGTAATATAAAGACATGCTGAACTTCCTTTTCTTTCGTTTTTCGTGTTCTGATCATGAATACAATTGTGCCTGAGGAGTGCAGGTGGAAACAGTTTCATGCATTTTCTTTGCACGCTCCCATACCTCACTCCTGGCGACGTTACAAGTCTACACTACTAAGTTTCTGCCTGGAATACATTTTCATCTCCTGAGGGGCTGTTTAATTCTATGCTATTTTTAAATGCGTTCACAGAAGGTTTCAGAGGTTTAAAAATAGAAAGCTAGATCAAAGAGAGAAAGCAACTATACTGGCAAAATAATGGATGGGAatctgcttttactgtgagaaacACAGAGGGTGCTTCCATAAAATCACTGCAGTTTAAAggaacaaaatgtgacatttggcaCCTCTACCCCACTCCTAAATCCCCCACCATTACCAGGCTAATCACAATGATGGGTTCTTACATCTCACTGGGAGGGGCTACTCCTTCCTTACAGACCTAAAacaaatatctaaaaaaaaaaacatatacagtccTTAAATAGTAcgctgaagaaggcactagctgaaatgtttgtctacttgacttagtttcttgtaGTTTTGCCCATTCTGACTGAGCGTTTGGAAGTTCTGTATGATATTCAGTACTAATTGTATGGTAACTACTACTGTAAGGTATTGTACAAGTATGGGCCTGTAAATCAACGCTGCCATTGTTACCCCTTACAGGATAAAACCTCTTTACAGGGCTATGTTGTTACCCAGTAATACATACCTAATTATACACCAATTACTGCTATATTCATGTTTGGTAAAATGTGcactatattgaaaaaaaaaaaaaaaatcatgttgcttctgataaataataaatcatgtacTTGTGTGTTATAGCTCAGGAACCAATTTGGATTGTACACTATTAGTATTGGAAGGTTAAAGACgatattttatttgaatgaagAAATAGTATTCAACTTGTGGTAGCGCCTGCCAAGAAAGAGCTCTACTCTACATAACCTTtgcaaatgaaagaaaaacaagtgAGATCCAGGAAGCCAAATTGAAGTTTTTATTGGCtgctagttatatatatatatatatacacacacacacacacacacacttttcatCCAACTCAAAGCAGCACATACAGTGTGGGTATTGCACACAAGAATGATTCAACACACAACTCATTTTTACATCTTCAACATTGAAATAAGCCACTTCATCATTGTAAACATACCAAATAACTAAACGCAGATGTAAAGACCTTCAAAGCAGGATAAGGGGCTTGGCTGATTAGTTTGCTGCTATCGacctagttttaaaaaaatctacaaactAGAATCTGATCAATATTTATTATATCAAGACTCGATAACTAAAAAGAAAGCAAACTCAGCTGTCCGTACTCATTGTATTATTTGTCCAACACTTTGATCTCTAATCAAGGGAAGCTGCCACAGTATACATGAGAGTATAAAGAGTGAACAAGTTAACATCACTAAATTCAAGTGGAAATACCTGCAGGTCTTTAAAGGAACAAGTTAATAGATTTTAAGATGCCCGATTACATTTACTAAAAGGGTTAAAATAAGTATCTAGAAAAACACTTCTGTtgataaaataaacagtaaagtGTGAGCATACTTTGCCAAATAACAGGTGTCCGTACAGTCACCATGACCTCAATCCACAGCATGTAACATAACATTTCATAACAACAAACGCCCATGTATAGTTTAATCAAAGAAAGTGGTTTCCATGGTATAGACTTGTCTTAATGCCAGTCAGGTATCagtgctaacaaaaaaaaaaagtaggttgCAGTTACAATTTTTCTGCTTTTACTAAGAATTGTTGGATAACATGTATAAACTGTGCAAAGTAAATGAGCAATTCAGCTTTCAAATACACATGGCCAGGCAGCACCCCGCATTAGAAGGCTCATGCTGTATTGTTGTCTAGCTTTAAGGGAACATACAAAATACTGCTTCTGACCACCTTTTTTTTCATGATAGTTCACGACCCAGTCAAGCAGCTGAAGCATTTtcaaattcatatatatatatatatatatatatataaataattgagtTCCTTGTGTTGCTTCTCTGTTTACACCATATATTATAAGGTCATAAGCTACTGCTATCCCTTGTTTCTACCCTGTTTACCAATATACTTTATCCCCAGAAGGATTCACTCTGAGACAAACAGGACCCAAGCTTACCCCCCTCTGTAAAGCCTCAACCCACTGAAGATGATGTCAGTTAAAAGATGCTTCTCCACAGAACAGCATGTTAAAAAGAATCCCCAGCGATATACTAACCTCTGCAAATGTCATGATATAAAACGTTTGAGTTTGCAATGCCTTACCCTGTACACAAATCTTTTAAAACCTGAGCCACCCGTGGAGATTAAATATGGCAACCCCTTTCATTTCATTAGTAGGCATTGATGTTTTCATCTCCATACTACTGAAATAACTGCTGTTATTTAATTTCAGTCTCCACAAACCCACACTTAAGTGCTTCAAATTAAATGGATTTGAAAGCAGGCGTAATATGAAAACTTACCAGCGCAACGTGACAATTGAATATTTGCATGTACTGCCTGTGAAGTGTCTGGTCTGGTTTAATTGGCCGCTTCGTTAGACATTCAGAATGAACACAGCCACTGTAATCGTCTCGTACAGTATTACTGCCCCGAAATCTGTGGAAAACCTTAGCAATGGAACCATTCCAATTGGGGGGATGGCTGCTCTTATCTTTATCATGTGTACTTTATATCTAGCTGCTGTTTTTTTGctaataaaatgtattgaataAAATAAGCTGAACTGAATAAAGAGGCACAAATCTGTTAGTACCTCCAGCACCAAATATGCATTTGCTGTAGTGAATATAATCCTTGGACTACTAACCAAACTGGTACATGCTTTTAGTTTTGTTATACGCATGAAGTAAAATGTACAATGGAAGGACTTTATACCAATGTCATAATAATACAGACTATGACTACGCTTATTACTACACCTAGTACagtgtattactttttttttttattttatgtgaagcATATATTAAATCTAGGGATGTCTCAAGAATACAAAATGCACTGAAAAGGTGGAGCTAATAGATTTGAACTTAACTCTTCTAGTCAGTGCAAAATGCAATATGTACCCAAAGCTCTTtagattagatttttttaaatataaataatggtCTATTCATGTGCATGGGGCTGTTTGTAAAATACACTGGACTCttccctccaacaagtattgttGCACATGAATCCATTCTAAAACGCAAAAGGCTGCTTGAACACAGTGCCTAAAATCTAATCTAACGTACAAATCTTTTCAATTGTACAGttacatacaaaaaatacatcattgtACAAACGCTTTCTTAGATCATACATCATTTATGTCTGCTGTGAGATCTGTCATTCAGCTTACATTAGCAACAACTTAACAAAATAACAAAGGGTGGAAAATGATTTACTTCCTGCTATTCACTACTTTCTAAAACTGAAATCCAGTTTAGCATGCATTTTATTATCACGTTTATTTTActgcaaacattattttttttactacactGTAGCAACATACTTAAACATTCATTACATCACTCATAAACTTTAGTGCACTGTTTAGGAATGGTAAAATatctaataaatacatttctaatgtaCATAACTGGTTACATTTTGATGTGACTTGATTAACCACTCACTCAATCACACAATTCTGTACTCAGTACAAGGCATAAATGGCAGAAGATAGTGAATTACAGTGTcgttaaattatgttttttggcATTTGCTATACAAtaaattaatgttgttttttttaagaatttacACTAAACAATAcactatttaattatattttttaaccaGCTTAAAGATTATGAAAGCAGATACTATATACAGGTCACTTGAATAATTCACAGATATTCAGGCGGAAAAGTATAAGCAGTGAAATATGACAGGGAGCAACTGTAGTCCAAGGGGCATATGTATTTAAACTAGAGCAATTCTAATAAAACAAACCCAAAGTAGTTCAGGATCAAATATGCTGGCTTTTAAAGGACACGTTAAATTACATTAACACTCTTCAAAATAAGGATCTGTATTTTGTcatagagttaaaaaaaaaaaaaaaaaaactaaaaggatTACCCAGTTGTCTTTGCAGAGACTGACATTTTATCGGTTTCTTTTCATATGGATCTTCAGTCAGTCGGAAATGACATACTGTTTTTATGATATGTTACAAACCCAAGGTACAAAGAACGATTAATACGAGTGACATCATACATGTACTAGTATTCCCATTCATCTGTCTCCATATCCAAGTAGCTGAGAATGTTCTGAGCAAACTTGACTGCCTGTTTCCGGGCAATTTTGGACATTTCATCTCCCTGGGGATCTACTGCATCAAGTGCTAAGAGTTGCTTAGTAAGAAGTTCCTCCAGCAACTTATAGTTCTTGTCGGCTCTTTTGCCTTCAAAGACAAGCACCTGCCTCTGCAGTTCGGAGAGGCTCCCCAGCACGTTCCAGACAGCCTTGTGGGAGGGGTGCTCCTCCATGCAGGTATCGCCAGCCCTCTTCCTCAGCGCTTCGATCAGGTCAATGTAGGTGATGACAGCCTGCACCTCCAAAACCGCCCTCCGCCTGGCTTCACGGATGCAGGGGTTCCTGGCAGTGCTCACCTCGTCCAGCCTGGTCAGCAGCCCCTGCAGCTCTGCCTTGTGTTTGAAGTGAAGCTCGTTGGCTTTCTCGATCGTTAGGAGATGGCCCCGCAGTTGGGCCACCGTGTGACGGATCTGCTCGATTTTCTGGATGGAATCATTCTGGGCCAGGTCATACCTGCAGGTGGCGTCCCCTTCTCCTTCCAGGTCCAAGTGTTTCAGCAGCCCGTTGATCTCCTCTACCACCTGCTTCCTGTAGTTTCGGACCTCTGTGTTCCCGGATACATCCAGGGCATCCAGCTCGACAAGAAACCCTGTGAGCACCCGGGAGAGGCGCCCGCAGCTGTCCCCGCTGTTCAGTCCCATCAGGAGAGCGATAAAGTCACCACGGGACTTGTTGACCTCCACCATGATAGAGTTGATCTTGGTGACTGAGCCATGGGTGTTGTTGGAAAGGGGGAGTGATAGAGCCTGCTGCTTCATGCAGCTCTCTATGATatcctgcactgcacacaccctAGTCAGTGCACGGTACCTGGCTTTCCGCAAATGTACTTTTCCCCCGGTTCTGATCTGAGTCAGTCTCAAAATGACATCCTGGATGCCATCCACAAACTCGTCGCTGATggttccccctcctcccctcagCGGCGTCACCTCCTGGGCGACCAGGTTCTGTGCCTCAAGGTAGATCCTCTCGATCTCCACCCGGGACGGGTGGTTGACGTTTTGCTGTAGAATCTCAAGCAGACTTTGGACCTCATTGGTGGCCCCCCTCTTAGCCCTCTGGATGTCCCCCTTGTTCTCTGTGTCCACCGAGTCAATCTCAAACAGCTGTCTGGTCAAAGCTCTTTCCAGTTTGCAGTAATCCTTGTCAGTTTGCAGGCCACTGAAAGACACCACCTGTGAGCTGAGGTCCTTGACTTCCTTCATGATTTCCTGGAGCCGAATCATGGAGGGATGCTGGTTGCCCATTTCCATGCTCTTCCAAAATCAAAAGTTCCAAATAACAGGCTGTAAATGAAAAAGCGATATAAGCTATGAACCAGCTTGGGATTCTCTACATTGTTGCAGAGCGTAGTCACAAAATTAGAATACAAAATGAGACTGAAAAGCTAACGTGACACCCTTGCTCGGGGTGAGGCACAAAACCATGTCCAGATATGCTTTAACAGTGACTGACATCATCACCTTGCGACATCACAGTGTGCTGCAATGTTCTGTAATGCGATATCATCACCTTGaaaagtatacatttttaaaaaatttcaGTAATTAGAAATGTCTGCAACTGAGAAAGCGCTGTAGCACTTTTGCGTTTCCTTAATGATTTTAGTCAAAACTAGTTAAATACTTTTCTGATTCAAAATAGCTTAACAATCAGCTGAGGACTTTACAAACTACACATTGGAAGCTAACTTCAGTTACACCCAACTAAAAACATTACAAGCGTAACCGAAGCAGATATTAAATATATTGTCTTGGTTAACAATTCCTaggtaaatgtatttctttaacacAGTTTTCAATTCAAGTGTTTTATATTTGAATCTTCACGACAAGGAAAGCAGTAATTGAGATTATTTTAAATTTCACTTTTTCCTAAGCAGTATCCAGAAACGATCAAAACAGTTTTACTTTCTTATTAACCACTCCAAATGCTGGTAAGAAATagtaaaaagaataaataaataaaaactagctGATGCTTTAACTACCAAGCAAAAGAATTAGGATGACATTACTTACAGAAACACGATTGGATACACCAATAAGGATCAGCCTAATTTGTTAAAGATCTGGCTCCCACTGCAAATCCAAAACACCTCTCCCTGAATTTCCTCGGCTAATACCTCATAACCACGCCTATGCTGAACATTAGATAAGTAAGTTATGTGCCAAGCATCACATCCTGAAGATTATAAGGGCAGTGCAGCACTGTATTGGCAGGCTATACTTCAGCTGTTCCTTAGTGTTGatgatgtgtgtctctgtgatgTCACAATAGATTTGTTCCTTCTCTCTTAAAGACAAAACATGGTTTTCATCAGCCTTAATTTTTTTAAGATTCACGTCAGGGAAGataatttcgtttttttttttccctaaaagaAATATATCTGTTTTTCAGTAAGAAGTAAGGAGAGCTTCTCTTAAGTACTGCATATTAAAAGCATTTCTGATCGGCATGGGGGTACCAATTAAATACTCAGTAGTCCTGACACGTCTGGATGTTGAGAAACCCCACCACGCACATGCTTTCCCTCTGTGGTTTGGCAGAGCTGGAGAAGATGGTAGAGGTTTTTGGTAATGAATACTCCAGAGAAACAAAAAAGTGATCAGTTTAGTGGCTCTACATCCTCTAATCTTTATAATATCTTTATTATATTCAAAGTTCTACCCCTGATTAAAGTCCCCTTCAACAGAAAACTATGCAACATTCTTAATTGTTGGTAACCCGTGCACAGATTCTACTGCTTTACACTGTGCATGGCAACTGCTATttactatcattattatttgtttatttagaagacgcctttctccaaggagacttacagacttacagagactagggtgtgtgaactatgcatcagctgcagagtcacttacaacaaggTCTCACCTAAAAGaccggagcacaagaaggttaagtgacttgctcagggtcacacaatgagtcagtgggatttgaacccgggacctcctggttacaaacccttttctttaaccaccggaccacacagcctccttagctATAACATAAAGGCAGTTTCTGACAGGGTTTGTTTTCATTCTAATTCGTTAGCTCATAAACTTGGCTCCATGTGTGTCCTTTATGATTATTTGTTCATGGCTCTGCTGCAATTGTTATTATCATCAGCTGGCCGTGCACATCCTGGCAGTATGAGTTTACTATGTACACCACACTTACATTTGTacttatatctagagaaccacttatgaTTAAAATGCCATatttgttgtttgatttttaatataatttcccTGTGTTtttgagttctgttgctccaatgttGAGCTTTTCTCTGGAGATACCGGTTGTTTGCACTGAACCTCTTAATTCCATCCAAATCACGTGACAATGTGACGAATCTCACGGCCCCGTTTAATCTTATGGTTTTACTACACCAAAATGGCAAGCATGTTAAAAAGACCGGATTACAAAAGGGAAAGCAGGCTAGTAATGACTTTGATACAACGGTggcactgtatattgtatataaGAGCATAAT encodes the following:
- the LOC117422481 gene encoding BAG family molecular chaperone regulator 5-like; the protein is MEMGNQHPSMIRLQEIMKEVKDLSSQVVSFSGLQTDKDYCKLERALTRQLFEIDSVDTENKGDIQRAKRGATNEVQSLLEILQQNVNHPSRVEIERIYLEAQNLVAQEVTPLRGGGGTISDEFVDGIQDVILRLTQIRTGGKVHLRKARYRALTRVCAVQDIIESCMKQQALSLPLSNNTHGSVTKINSIMVEVNKSRGDFIALLMGLNSGDSCGRLSRVLTGFLVELDALDVSGNTEVRNYRKQVVEEINGLLKHLDLEGEGDATCRYDLAQNDSIQKIEQIRHTVAQLRGHLLTIEKANELHFKHKAELQGLLTRLDEVSTARNPCIREARRRAVLEVQAVITYIDLIEALRKRAGDTCMEEHPSHKAVWNVLGSLSELQRQVLVFEGKRADKNYKLLEELLTKQLLALDAVDPQGDEMSKIARKQAVKFAQNILSYLDMETDEWEY